TACACCGCCGACCCGGCCACCAAGGCTCTGGTCAGCCTGCGCTTTGCCGATGGCAAGACCGAAACCGCCCGCTTCGAGCCCTTCAAGCCACGCTGAACAGTGGCGCACCCCCCCTGTTGCCATGCCAGAGCGATACCTTTACCGTGTCGCGCTGGCCGGGGCGCCCGGCGTCTGAAGGGGAAGAGGGATGGAAGTGCGTGTGGCGTCTACGGACGCAGAGATCGCCGCCTGTTTTGCGGTGATGCAGGTCCTGCGTCCGGATCTGCAGGAGGCGGGTTTCGTTGCCCGGGTCCGCAGCCTGGCCCTGACCGGCTATGGGCTGGCCTACGGGCTTGAGGGTGAGCGCGTGGCGGTGGTGGCGGGTTTTCGCCTCGGCGACAGCCTGGCGCGGGGGCCTTTTCTTTACGTCGATGATCTCGTCACGGCACCCGAGCTGCGTTCGCGTGGTTATGGGGCGGCCATGCTGGCATGGCTGCGCCGGTTTGCCCGGGACAGGGGCTGCGCCCGGCTGCACCT
The window above is part of the Candidatus Hydrogenedentota bacterium genome. Proteins encoded here:
- a CDS encoding GNAT family N-acetyltransferase, producing the protein MEVRVASTDAEIAACFAVMQVLRPDLQEAGFVARVRSLALTGYGLAYGLEGERVAVVAGFRLGDSLARGPFLYVDDLVTAPELRSRGYGAAMLAWLRRFARDRGCARLHL